Proteins encoded by one window of Dietzia sp. B32:
- a CDS encoding 3-hydroxyacyl-CoA dehydrogenase NAD-binding domain-containing protein has product MSENMFRWEQDGDGIVTLTMDDPDHGANTMNARFIDDFAATVDRIEAEKESIKGVVLTSAKKSFFGGGDLKSMIKAGPEQADELFERSMGIKGRMRALETCGVPVVAALNGAALGGGLELALACHHRVIADARGAKVGLPEVTLGLLPGGGGIVRTVRMFGLAQAVPNILMSGRSFAPDKALKAGLVDEVVESEKLLDAAKAWIKTDPEPTQPWDRKGWTLPGGTISDPGLSGVLPSFPANMRKQTKGAPSPAPRAIMAAAVEGSQVDFATAEKIEARYFVSLVTGPIAKNMIQAFFFDMQHCSSGGARPKAADGSEIPRTQFTKVGVLGAGMMGAGIAYVCAKAGIEVVLKDVEQASADKGKAYSEKIEAKALERGRTTQEKSDALLARITPTTDPQALAGCDLVIEAVFESPELKKKVFQEIEDIVAPDALLGSNTSTLPITDLATGVKRPEDFIGLHFFSPVDKMQLVEIIKGEKTTPETLAKAIDLTLAIRKIPIVVNDSRGFYTSRVIGTFVNEAIGMLAEGIEPATIEQAGRIAGYPAAPLQLSDELNLNLMVKIRQATRDAAEAAGEEFVPDAVDQVILKMVEELGRSGRAAGAGFYEYADGKRAGLWSGLREAFNTSPDNAPPLQDLVDRMIFAEVLETQKCVDEGVIVDDADANIGSIIGIGFPAWTGGTRQYAKNYSEPGARVASGYKGFVARAEELASTYGERFAPTESLKKLAAEQG; this is encoded by the coding sequence GTGAGCGAAAACATGTTCCGGTGGGAGCAGGACGGCGACGGCATCGTCACCCTCACCATGGACGACCCCGACCACGGCGCCAACACGATGAACGCGCGGTTCATCGACGACTTCGCCGCCACCGTCGACCGCATCGAGGCCGAGAAGGAGTCCATCAAGGGCGTCGTGCTGACGTCCGCCAAGAAGAGCTTCTTCGGCGGCGGCGACCTCAAGTCGATGATCAAGGCCGGGCCCGAGCAGGCCGACGAGCTGTTCGAGCGGTCAATGGGCATCAAGGGCCGCATGCGCGCCCTCGAGACCTGCGGTGTGCCGGTCGTGGCGGCCCTCAACGGCGCGGCCCTGGGCGGCGGCCTCGAGCTCGCGCTCGCCTGCCACCACCGCGTCATCGCCGACGCCCGCGGCGCCAAGGTCGGCCTGCCCGAGGTCACCCTCGGCCTGCTGCCCGGCGGCGGTGGCATCGTCCGCACCGTCCGCATGTTCGGCCTCGCCCAGGCCGTGCCCAACATTCTCATGTCCGGCCGGTCCTTCGCCCCGGACAAGGCGCTCAAGGCCGGCCTGGTCGACGAGGTCGTCGAGTCCGAGAAGCTCCTCGACGCAGCCAAGGCGTGGATCAAGACCGACCCCGAGCCCACCCAGCCGTGGGACCGCAAGGGCTGGACGCTGCCCGGCGGCACGATCAGCGACCCGGGACTGTCCGGCGTCCTGCCGTCGTTCCCGGCGAACATGCGCAAGCAGACGAAGGGCGCGCCCTCCCCGGCGCCGCGCGCCATCATGGCCGCCGCCGTCGAGGGTTCACAGGTCGACTTCGCGACCGCCGAGAAGATCGAGGCGCGCTACTTCGTCTCCCTCGTGACCGGACCCATCGCGAAGAACATGATCCAGGCGTTCTTCTTCGACATGCAGCACTGCTCCTCCGGCGGGGCCCGGCCGAAGGCTGCCGACGGCTCGGAGATCCCGCGCACCCAGTTCACGAAGGTCGGTGTCCTCGGCGCCGGCATGATGGGCGCCGGCATCGCGTACGTGTGCGCGAAGGCCGGGATCGAAGTCGTCCTCAAGGACGTCGAGCAGGCCTCCGCCGACAAGGGCAAGGCGTACTCCGAGAAGATCGAGGCCAAGGCGCTCGAGCGTGGCCGCACCACGCAGGAGAAGTCCGACGCCCTGCTCGCCCGCATCACGCCGACGACCGATCCGCAGGCCCTCGCCGGCTGCGACCTCGTGATCGAGGCCGTCTTCGAGTCTCCCGAGCTGAAGAAGAAGGTGTTCCAGGAGATCGAGGACATCGTCGCCCCCGACGCGCTGCTGGGCTCCAACACGTCGACCCTGCCGATCACCGACCTCGCCACCGGCGTCAAGCGGCCCGAGGACTTCATCGGCCTGCACTTCTTCTCGCCCGTCGACAAGATGCAGCTGGTGGAGATCATCAAGGGCGAGAAGACCACCCCGGAGACGCTGGCCAAGGCGATCGACCTCACGCTGGCGATCCGCAAGATCCCGATCGTGGTCAACGACTCGCGTGGCTTCTACACCTCTCGGGTCATCGGCACGTTCGTCAACGAGGCGATCGGGATGCTGGCCGAGGGCATCGAGCCCGCCACCATCGAGCAGGCCGGCCGCATCGCCGGCTACCCGGCAGCCCCGCTGCAGCTGTCCGACGAGCTGAACCTCAACCTCATGGTCAAGATCCGTCAGGCGACCCGCGACGCCGCGGAGGCCGCTGGTGAGGAGTTCGTCCCCGACGCCGTCGACCAGGTGATCCTCAAGATGGTCGAGGAGCTCGGGCGCTCCGGCCGCGCCGCCGGTGCCGGGTTCTACGAGTACGCCGACGGCAAGCGGGCAGGACTGTGGTCGGGCCTGCGCGAGGCGTTCAACACCTCGCCGGACAACGCGCCCCCGCTGCAGGACCTGGTCGATCGCATGATCTTCGCCGAGGTCCTCGAGACGCAGAAGTGCGTCGACGAGGGCGTGATCGTCGACGACGCCGACGCCAACATCGGTTCCATCATCGGCATCGGGTTCCCGGCGTGGACCGGCGGCACCCGCCAGTACGCGAAGAACTACTCCGAGCCGGGAGC
- a CDS encoding acetyl-CoA C-acetyltransferase, whose translation MTEAFIYDAIRTPRGKGKPGGALHGVKPIDLVVGLIEETRRRFPDLDENRISDIILGIVTPLGDQGMDLPRIAALAAGMPDTVAGVQINRFCASGLTSINMAAQKIRSGWDEVVFAGGVESMSRVPMGTDGGAWAMDPATNYDTYFSPQGIGADLIATLEGFSREDVDRYAERSQRLAARAWEEGRFAKSVVPVKDINGVTVLDHDEHMRPGTTVEALAKLKPSFAMVGDMGGFDAVALQKYHWVEEINHVHHGGNSSGIVDGAALVVVGSEKAGQEMGMTPRARVVAAATSGADTTIMLTGPTPAAKKALATAGLTADDIDLWELNEAFASVVLRFQKDMNIPDEKLNVNGGAIAMGHPLGATGAMITGTVLDELERTGGKRALITLCVGGGMGVATIIERV comes from the coding sequence ATGACCGAGGCATTCATCTACGACGCCATCCGGACGCCCCGTGGCAAGGGCAAGCCCGGCGGCGCCCTCCACGGCGTCAAGCCGATCGACCTGGTGGTCGGCCTCATCGAGGAGACCCGTCGGCGCTTCCCCGACCTCGACGAAAACCGGATCTCGGACATCATCCTGGGGATCGTCACGCCCCTCGGTGACCAGGGGATGGACCTGCCCCGCATCGCGGCCCTCGCCGCCGGCATGCCGGACACCGTCGCGGGCGTGCAGATCAACCGCTTCTGCGCCTCCGGTCTGACCTCCATCAACATGGCCGCCCAGAAGATCCGCTCCGGGTGGGACGAGGTCGTCTTCGCCGGCGGCGTCGAGTCCATGTCCAGGGTGCCGATGGGTACCGACGGCGGTGCCTGGGCCATGGACCCGGCCACCAACTACGACACCTACTTCTCGCCCCAGGGCATCGGGGCGGACCTCATCGCCACACTCGAGGGCTTCAGCCGCGAGGACGTCGACCGCTACGCCGAGCGTTCGCAGCGCCTGGCCGCCCGCGCGTGGGAAGAGGGTCGGTTCGCCAAGTCGGTCGTCCCCGTCAAGGACATCAACGGCGTGACCGTCCTCGACCACGACGAGCACATGCGTCCCGGCACCACCGTCGAGGCCCTGGCCAAGCTCAAGCCGTCCTTCGCCATGGTCGGCGACATGGGCGGATTCGACGCGGTGGCGCTCCAGAAGTACCACTGGGTCGAGGAGATCAACCACGTCCACCACGGCGGCAACTCGTCCGGCATCGTCGACGGCGCCGCACTCGTGGTCGTCGGATCGGAGAAGGCCGGGCAGGAGATGGGCATGACCCCGCGCGCCCGCGTCGTGGCCGCGGCCACCTCCGGTGCCGACACCACCATCATGCTGACCGGGCCCACCCCGGCCGCCAAGAAGGCGCTCGCGACCGCCGGCCTGACCGCCGACGACATCGATCTGTGGGAGCTCAACGAGGCCTTCGCCTCCGTCGTGCTGCGCTTCCAGAAGGACATGAACATCCCCGACGAGAAGCTCAACGTCAACGGCGGCGCCATCGCCATGGGGCACCCGCTCGGCGCAACCGGCGCGATGATCACCGGCACGGTGCTCGACGAGCTCGAGCGCACCGGCGGCAAGCGCGCCCTCATCACCCTCTGCGTGGGTGGCGGCATGGGCGTGGCCACCATCATCGAACGCGTCTGA
- the malQ gene encoding 4-alpha-glucanotransferase: MTENHAVSPALAELADACGVASSFEDAHGVRREVPASTLRAVLAALGVEVTDDDGEGDLSAREALEAVRLGPWRRVLPPTLVARQGTAIGCPVHVPRGAIVNVAALLEDTDEPVSLLPLDEPRIAREVDGMAMERVAVEVPGTIPVGWHRVTAVVEAPGIDPVSGECTLLVYPSVIPVPAGIEERRAVGLAAQLYQVRSDESWGVGDLADLGELAGWAGRDLGADFVLVNPMHAGEPFAPVSPSPYLPTTRRFSSPLYLRPELVPEYGELSDDDRRRVEGLAHTAAAANTDDTIDRDGSWTRKLEALRILFTVPLSGGRAESFDRFVEQQGPGILGFATWSALAGAHGPDWSAWPEDLQDPESEAVARFAEENSEEIRFHLWLQWLVGEQRAHAHRAAVDSGMRLGILHDLAVGVHPTGADAWSLNRSLARGVSVGAPPDVYNQRGQDWSQPPLRPDALAQEGYRPFRDIVRAALRDSGGVRIDHILGLFRLWWIPRGSAPTEGTYVHYDHEAMLGVLALEASRAGAVVVGEDLGTVAPGVRETLSELGVLGTSVMWFEQDDDAPIPPEDYRRLCMASVTTHDLPPTAGYAELVHVDVREELGQLTGDVAAERRGAAAEIEAFTSAVRERGLLEGDSPDDLVVALHRFVAGSPSLLFAVSVSDLVGDRRPVNIPGTSDEYPNWRVPLSGPTGEVVGMETLRASTLADRVMKAAGAPRR, from the coding sequence GTGACCGAGAACCATGCCGTGTCCCCTGCCCTGGCCGAGCTCGCCGATGCCTGCGGCGTCGCCTCGAGTTTCGAGGACGCCCACGGCGTCCGTCGCGAGGTCCCGGCCTCGACCCTGCGGGCGGTGCTCGCCGCGTTGGGGGTCGAGGTCACGGATGACGACGGCGAGGGCGACCTCTCCGCACGTGAGGCTCTCGAGGCCGTGCGTCTGGGCCCCTGGCGGCGTGTGCTGCCACCGACGCTGGTGGCGCGTCAGGGCACCGCCATCGGATGCCCGGTCCACGTCCCGCGCGGAGCCATCGTGAACGTGGCGGCCCTCCTCGAGGACACCGACGAGCCGGTGAGTCTGCTCCCCCTCGATGAGCCCCGGATAGCCCGGGAGGTCGACGGGATGGCGATGGAGCGAGTGGCCGTGGAGGTCCCCGGCACCATTCCCGTCGGCTGGCATCGCGTCACCGCGGTCGTGGAGGCGCCGGGCATCGACCCCGTGTCCGGTGAGTGCACCCTGTTGGTCTATCCCTCCGTCATCCCCGTACCCGCCGGCATCGAGGAACGCCGTGCGGTCGGGTTGGCGGCACAGCTCTATCAGGTCCGGTCGGACGAGTCCTGGGGGGTCGGCGATCTGGCTGACCTGGGCGAGCTCGCCGGGTGGGCGGGCCGCGACCTCGGTGCGGATTTCGTCCTGGTCAATCCGATGCATGCGGGCGAGCCGTTCGCCCCGGTGAGCCCGTCGCCCTATCTCCCGACCACCCGGCGTTTCTCCTCTCCCCTCTACCTACGGCCCGAGCTGGTTCCCGAGTACGGCGAGCTGTCCGATGACGACCGTAGGCGCGTCGAGGGTCTCGCCCACACCGCGGCTGCAGCCAATACGGATGACACCATCGATCGCGACGGGTCATGGACCCGGAAGCTCGAGGCGCTCCGGATCCTGTTCACGGTCCCGCTGTCCGGCGGCCGGGCCGAATCGTTCGACAGGTTCGTGGAACAACAGGGACCGGGAATCCTGGGATTCGCCACCTGGTCCGCATTGGCCGGCGCCCACGGCCCGGACTGGTCCGCCTGGCCGGAGGATCTGCAGGATCCGGAGTCGGAGGCCGTCGCCCGCTTCGCCGAGGAGAACTCGGAGGAGATCCGCTTCCACCTCTGGTTGCAGTGGTTGGTCGGGGAACAGCGAGCCCATGCCCACCGGGCGGCCGTCGATTCCGGCATGCGTCTCGGCATACTGCACGACCTGGCGGTGGGGGTTCATCCCACAGGTGCCGACGCGTGGTCCCTGAACCGTTCCCTCGCCCGTGGGGTCTCGGTGGGTGCTCCCCCGGACGTCTACAACCAACGGGGGCAGGATTGGTCGCAGCCACCCCTGCGTCCGGACGCCCTCGCGCAGGAGGGCTACCGCCCGTTCCGCGACATCGTTCGGGCTGCACTGAGGGATTCCGGCGGCGTCCGGATCGATCACATTCTGGGACTGTTCCGGTTGTGGTGGATTCCCCGGGGCTCGGCCCCGACCGAGGGTACGTACGTCCACTATGACCACGAGGCCATGCTCGGAGTTCTCGCTCTAGAGGCGTCACGTGCCGGCGCGGTCGTGGTGGGCGAGGATCTGGGGACGGTGGCTCCCGGGGTCCGGGAGACACTGTCTGAACTCGGGGTTCTGGGCACTTCGGTGATGTGGTTCGAGCAGGACGACGACGCTCCGATCCCGCCCGAGGACTACCGGCGGCTGTGTATGGCGTCGGTGACGACCCATGATCTACCGCCGACCGCCGGGTACGCCGAACTCGTCCATGTGGACGTCCGGGAGGAGCTCGGGCAGTTGACGGGCGACGTCGCGGCGGAGCGTCGTGGTGCCGCGGCCGAGATCGAGGCGTTCACGTCAGCAGTGCGCGAGCGGGGCCTGCTCGAGGGCGACTCCCCCGATGATCTGGTGGTCGCCCTGCATCGCTTCGTGGCCGGGTCGCCGTCGCTACTGTTCGCGGTGTCGGTGTCCGATCTCGTGGGCGACCGTCGACCCGTGAACATCCCGGGCACATCGGATGAGTATCCGAACTGGAGGGTGCCGCTGTCCGGCCCGACCGGTGAGGTGGTCGGTATGGAGACACTGCGCGCGTCGACTCTCGCGGATCGTGTGATGAAGGCTGCCGGCGCCCCGCGGCGGTGA
- a CDS encoding DUF6512 family protein yields MLDTDTVVSVSWWAVIPLIAVGSVLHFAYDWSGHNRVVAVFAAVNESYWEHIKIAAWPTMVLYAALFVLGGASQPSFVPAATVALYSIPVTMIGVVFAYKAVAGRNVLWVDIAVFGLCIALAQAIFVSLLNGLEADVLVVVLSVFYLVGIIAAYLVFTLRPPAEPDVFIDPITNRYGVEGHADYEAAPGD; encoded by the coding sequence GTGTTGGACACGGATACCGTCGTCTCGGTGAGTTGGTGGGCGGTCATCCCGCTGATCGCCGTCGGCTCGGTGCTCCACTTCGCCTACGACTGGAGCGGGCACAACCGGGTCGTGGCCGTGTTCGCCGCGGTCAACGAAAGCTACTGGGAGCACATCAAGATCGCCGCTTGGCCGACCATGGTGCTGTACGCGGCCCTCTTCGTGCTCGGGGGCGCCTCGCAGCCTTCCTTCGTGCCCGCAGCCACTGTCGCTCTCTATTCGATCCCGGTGACGATGATCGGGGTGGTCTTCGCCTACAAGGCGGTCGCAGGTCGCAATGTGCTGTGGGTGGACATCGCCGTGTTCGGCCTGTGCATCGCGCTCGCGCAGGCGATCTTCGTGAGTCTGCTCAACGGTCTGGAGGCGGACGTCCTCGTCGTCGTCCTCTCGGTCTTCTACCTGGTCGGCATCATCGCCGCCTACCTGGTCTTCACCCTGAGGCCCCCCGCCGAACCCGACGTCTTCATCGACCCCATCACCAACAGATACGGGGTCGAGGGGCACGCCGACTACGAGGCCGCGCCCGGGGACTGA
- a CDS encoding acyl-CoA dehydrogenase family protein: MRRTVFNEDHEAFRQTLRDFIESEVTPHFQEWFEEGIVPREFYYKLADLGLFGINVDEEYGGAGINSHKFEAIQSEETARAGVNFGGSGVHVLLGLPYIKALATDEQKQRYLPKFVSGEEMWALAMTEPGTGSDLAGMKSTAKLSEDGTHYVLNGAKTFITGGVHADRVIVACRTAPPREDDRRFGISLLAVDTKLEGYSVGRKLDKVGLKTSDTAELSFTDVKVPVEDLLGEENRGFYYLGQNLPSERWGIAYGAYAQAAAAVRFAKEYTQQRTVFGKQVSSFQNTKFELAACQAKVDAAQAVADRALEALDDGELTAAEAASAKLFCTEVAGEVIDRCLQLHGGYGFMNEYPIARLYSDNRVNRIYGGTNEVMKSIIAKDMGL, from the coding sequence TTGCGCCGCACTGTGTTCAACGAAGACCACGAGGCCTTCCGCCAGACCCTCCGCGACTTCATCGAGTCCGAGGTGACCCCTCACTTCCAGGAGTGGTTCGAGGAAGGCATCGTCCCGCGCGAGTTCTACTACAAGCTGGCCGACCTGGGCCTGTTCGGCATCAACGTCGACGAGGAGTACGGCGGCGCGGGGATCAACTCCCACAAGTTCGAGGCCATCCAGTCCGAGGAGACCGCCCGTGCCGGCGTGAACTTCGGCGGCTCGGGTGTCCACGTGCTGCTCGGGCTCCCGTACATCAAGGCGCTGGCCACGGACGAGCAGAAGCAGCGTTACCTGCCCAAGTTCGTCTCCGGCGAGGAGATGTGGGCGCTCGCGATGACCGAGCCCGGCACCGGGTCGGACCTGGCCGGCATGAAGAGCACAGCCAAGCTCTCCGAGGACGGCACGCACTACGTCCTCAACGGCGCCAAGACCTTCATCACGGGTGGCGTCCACGCCGACCGCGTGATCGTGGCCTGCCGCACCGCTCCCCCGCGCGAGGACGATCGTCGCTTCGGCATCTCGCTGCTGGCGGTCGACACCAAGCTCGAGGGTTACTCGGTGGGTCGCAAGCTCGACAAGGTCGGCCTCAAGACCTCCGACACCGCGGAGCTGTCCTTCACCGACGTCAAGGTGCCGGTAGAGGACCTCCTCGGCGAGGAGAACCGCGGCTTCTACTACCTCGGGCAGAACCTCCCGTCCGAGCGCTGGGGCATCGCCTACGGCGCGTACGCCCAGGCCGCGGCCGCCGTGCGCTTCGCCAAGGAGTACACCCAGCAGCGGACCGTGTTCGGCAAGCAGGTCTCCTCGTTCCAGAACACCAAGTTCGAGCTGGCCGCCTGCCAGGCCAAGGTCGACGCGGCCCAGGCCGTCGCGGACCGCGCCCTGGAGGCATTGGACGACGGCGAGCTGACCGCCGCCGAGGCGGCCTCCGCCAAGCTGTTCTGCACCGAGGTGGCGGGCGAGGTCATCGACCGCTGCCTCCAGCTGCACGGCGGCTACGGTTTCATGAACGAGTACCCGATCGCGCGGCTCTACTCGGACAACCGCGTGAACCGCATCTACGGCGGTACCAACGAGGTCATGAAGTCGATCATCGCCAAGGACATGGGTCTGTAG
- a CDS encoding DUF3253 domain-containing protein, which translates to MTDRDEDTGGTVERTEDGRYIVVRGRRWRATDPSIPEKLRAELVSALMTGRRLVKTEGNAARVMVHDAKVALGERGDPWWEPTEDGKRDRLAATIRTLLRSRGEGSICPSDAARVAGGDHWRDLMSTAREVAFELREEGVVAVTQRGRRVSGREVAGPIRLIADDGLEFTPPTG; encoded by the coding sequence GTGACCGATCGTGACGAGGACACCGGCGGCACCGTGGAACGCACGGAGGACGGACGCTACATCGTGGTCAGGGGCCGGCGATGGCGGGCCACGGACCCGTCGATCCCGGAGAAGCTCCGCGCCGAGCTCGTCAGCGCGCTCATGACCGGCCGGCGGCTGGTCAAGACCGAGGGGAACGCCGCGCGGGTGATGGTGCACGACGCCAAGGTCGCACTCGGCGAGCGCGGCGACCCGTGGTGGGAGCCCACCGAGGACGGGAAACGCGACCGCCTGGCCGCGACGATCAGGACACTCCTGCGTTCGCGTGGCGAGGGCTCGATCTGCCCCTCGGACGCCGCCCGCGTTGCCGGTGGAGATCACTGGCGCGACCTCATGTCCACCGCGCGGGAGGTCGCTTTCGAGCTCCGTGAGGAGGGCGTGGTGGCAGTGACCCAGCGCGGCCGTCGGGTCTCCGGTCGCGAGGTGGCCGGGCCGATCAGGCTGATCGCCGACGACGGTCTGGAGTTCACGCCGCCAACGGGGTGA
- a CDS encoding FAD-binding protein — protein MTAQDNTFDAEFDVVVVGSGVAALFGAATAASRGLSTCLIEKTDRFGGTSAYSGGAVWLPGNPVLAHDGVEDSVERGRTYFRAVVGDRTAADVQDAFLNTGPRVVEFLRDELGIPTRFQAFPDYFDAPGRQELGRSIYPKPIKGEEVGARAADIRPPVPADQFGADEDTTKLEGGRAWVARLVLSLDAMDTAETRLNTAAEELVRDGDGRVVGVVVQGESGRQILGARRGVLVAAGGFERSADLRQRWQNMPTADWSSSHPATGSGDAVRMFEQVGARLDLLDQSWWCPATLFPNGHAAFTLGFRSGIIVDGTGRRFANELLPYDQMGRKMHARMADGAGDDFWLVFDDAEAGGYPAICIPAPEPDALREAGLWHTAGSVEELAGATGLDPASLRESIDRFNGFAEQGRDADFARGEDPYGRFFLGASTPEQCLRPVGGERFHAVRLVLGDLGTKGGAVIDANGAALDADGSPIPGLYAAGNSSASVSGEAYPGPGVPLGSGMTMAYRAVADMAGQALPIAP, from the coding sequence GTGACGGCGCAGGACAACACATTCGACGCGGAATTCGACGTGGTGGTCGTGGGGTCGGGGGTGGCCGCTCTCTTCGGCGCCGCGACCGCCGCTTCTCGCGGGCTGTCGACCTGCCTCATCGAGAAGACCGACCGCTTCGGCGGCACCTCCGCATACTCCGGCGGAGCAGTGTGGCTTCCCGGCAACCCGGTCCTGGCCCACGACGGGGTCGAGGACTCTGTCGAGCGTGGCCGCACCTACTTCCGCGCCGTGGTGGGCGATCGCACGGCCGCCGACGTCCAGGACGCGTTCCTCAACACCGGGCCGCGGGTCGTCGAGTTCCTCCGGGACGAGCTGGGCATCCCCACCCGGTTCCAGGCCTTCCCCGACTACTTCGACGCCCCCGGACGCCAGGAGCTGGGGCGCAGCATCTACCCCAAGCCCATCAAGGGCGAGGAGGTCGGAGCCCGGGCGGCCGACATCCGGCCGCCGGTGCCCGCCGACCAGTTCGGCGCGGATGAGGACACCACCAAGCTCGAGGGCGGGAGGGCCTGGGTGGCCCGGCTCGTGCTCTCACTGGATGCCATGGACACCGCCGAGACCCGGCTGAACACGGCCGCCGAGGAACTGGTCCGCGACGGCGACGGACGAGTCGTCGGGGTGGTCGTGCAGGGCGAGTCCGGCCGTCAGATCCTGGGCGCCCGCCGCGGTGTGCTGGTCGCCGCCGGCGGCTTCGAACGGTCGGCCGACCTGCGTCAGCGCTGGCAGAACATGCCCACCGCCGACTGGTCCTCGTCGCACCCCGCCACCGGATCAGGCGACGCGGTCCGCATGTTCGAGCAGGTCGGCGCCCGTCTGGATCTGCTCGACCAGTCCTGGTGGTGCCCGGCCACGCTGTTCCCCAACGGGCACGCCGCGTTCACCCTGGGCTTCCGCTCCGGGATCATCGTCGACGGCACCGGACGCCGTTTCGCCAACGAACTGCTGCCGTACGACCAGATGGGGCGGAAGATGCACGCCCGTATGGCCGACGGTGCCGGTGACGACTTCTGGTTGGTGTTCGACGACGCCGAGGCCGGCGGCTACCCGGCGATCTGCATCCCGGCCCCCGAGCCCGACGCGTTGCGGGAGGCAGGCCTGTGGCACACCGCGGGATCCGTCGAGGAGCTGGCCGGGGCCACCGGGCTCGATCCCGCGTCGCTGCGCGAGAGCATCGACCGCTTCAACGGCTTCGCCGAGCAGGGCCGCGACGCGGACTTCGCCCGTGGCGAGGATCCGTACGGGCGGTTCTTCCTCGGTGCCTCGACGCCCGAGCAGTGCCTGCGGCCGGTGGGCGGGGAGCGGTTCCACGCCGTCCGTCTCGTGCTGGGTGACCTCGGCACGAAGGGGGGCGCGGTGATCGACGCGAACGGCGCCGCTCTCGACGCCGACGGGAGCCCCATCCCCGGCCTCTACGCCGCGGGTAACTCGTCGGCGTCCGTGTCCGGGGAGGCCTACCCGGGACCGGGTGTGCCGCTCGGGTCCGGGATGACGATGGCGTACCGCGCGGTCGCCGACATGGCCGGACAGGCGTTGCCGATCGCTCCCTGA